A region of Streptomyces paludis DNA encodes the following proteins:
- a CDS encoding ArnT family glycosyltransferase, with the protein MTSTLPAVTPDAGSRTGMGTDGRRPPSGPDRSDGVTGTGTGAGAGTDTRASHTPHTSRAPKLFARPVVRFRRSRADLVLCGVLLLAILAVQGWNIQHYPTLSDDEGTYLAQAWAVQEGRGLAHYTYWYDHPPLGWLQIAFLTWLPALLSPDSMTVATMRVAMLLVSAASAVLVYVLARRLLLPRWAAGLAMALFGLSPLSVVLQREIFLDNIAVMWTLLAFCLAASPHRHLWHHFAAGIAAAVGVLTKETMLVVLPALLVTMWRNSHRDTRKFALTGAITACVLIGLSYPLFALLKGELLPGGGHVSLWDGVTYQMSRPGSGFVLDPGSGSYGVLQSWLYYDRVLPLGGIAAAVLLVAALRWSVTARALAGPALAVVILTAVAMRPSGYLPAMYIIQGLPFLALVLAGAAASVSHAVLRKWRRPGEGRGLSAVRWTALVALAASAAVLVVPRWYDGDRTALTADDNASYRAAADWMATEVADPSRARVLVDDALWLDLVHAGYEPGLGAIWFYKADLDPAVTKTMPGGWRDLDYVVASPTVRRDARDLPNVRAALDHSTAVAVFGDGEDRIEIRQIVGGDER; encoded by the coding sequence GTGACCTCCACGCTCCCCGCGGTGACACCGGACGCGGGTTCGAGAACGGGTATGGGTACGGACGGGCGGAGACCGCCTTCCGGACCTGACAGATCAGACGGCGTTACGGGTACGGGCACGGGGGCAGGGGCGGGGACGGACACGCGCGCCTCGCACACCCCGCACACCTCGCGCGCCCCGAAGCTCTTCGCCCGCCCCGTCGTCCGCTTCCGCCGCTCCCGCGCCGACCTCGTCCTCTGCGGCGTCCTCCTCCTCGCGATCCTCGCCGTCCAGGGCTGGAACATCCAGCACTACCCCACGCTCAGCGACGACGAGGGCACCTACCTCGCCCAGGCGTGGGCCGTCCAGGAGGGCCGGGGCCTCGCCCACTACACGTACTGGTACGACCATCCGCCCCTCGGCTGGCTCCAGATCGCCTTCCTGACCTGGCTGCCGGCGCTCCTGTCGCCCGACTCGATGACCGTCGCGACGATGCGCGTCGCGATGCTGCTCGTCAGCGCCGCCAGCGCGGTCCTCGTCTACGTACTCGCGCGCCGGCTGCTGCTGCCGCGCTGGGCGGCCGGGCTCGCGATGGCGCTGTTCGGGCTGTCGCCGCTCTCCGTGGTGCTCCAGCGGGAGATCTTCCTCGACAACATCGCCGTCATGTGGACGCTGCTCGCGTTCTGTCTCGCGGCCTCGCCCCACCGGCATCTCTGGCACCACTTCGCGGCCGGGATCGCCGCCGCCGTCGGGGTGCTGACGAAAGAGACCATGCTCGTCGTGCTGCCCGCGCTGCTTGTCACGATGTGGCGCAACAGCCACCGCGACACCCGTAAGTTCGCGCTGACCGGCGCCATCACCGCGTGTGTGCTGATCGGGCTCTCGTATCCGCTGTTCGCCCTGCTCAAGGGCGAGTTGCTGCCCGGTGGCGGGCATGTCTCGCTCTGGGACGGTGTGACGTACCAGATGAGCCGGCCGGGCTCCGGCTTCGTCCTCGACCCGGGCTCCGGTTCGTACGGGGTGCTCCAGTCCTGGCTCTACTACGACCGGGTGCTGCCGCTCGGCGGGATCGCGGCGGCCGTGCTGCTCGTGGCGGCCCTGCGCTGGTCGGTCACGGCGCGGGCGCTGGCGGGGCCCGCGCTCGCGGTGGTCATTCTGACGGCGGTGGCGATGCGCCCGTCCGGCTATCTGCCCGCGATGTACATCATCCAGGGGCTGCCGTTCCTGGCGCTGGTCCTGGCGGGCGCGGCGGCCTCCGTCAGCCATGCCGTGCTGCGCAAGTGGCGCCGTCCGGGGGAGGGGCGCGGGCTGTCCGCCGTACGGTGGACGGCGCTGGTGGCGCTGGCGGCGAGCGCCGCCGTACTCGTCGTACCGCGCTGGTACGACGGCGACCGTACGGCGCTGACGGCGGACGACAACGCGTCGTACCGCGCGGCGGCCGACTGGATGGCGACCGAGGTGGCGGACCCGTCCCGGGCGCGGGTGCTGGTGGACGACGCGCTCTGGCTCGACCTCGTCCACGCGGGCTACGAACCGGGCCTGGGCGCCATCTGGTTCTACAAGGCGGATCTCGACCCGGCGGTCACGAAGACCATGCCGGGCGGCTGGCGCGACCTGGACTATGTCGTCGCCTCTCCGACCGTACGGCGCGACGCGCGCGACCTGCCCAATGTGCGGGCGGCGCTGGACCATTCGACCGCTGTGGCCGTCTTCGGGGACGGCGAGGACCGGATCGAGATCCGGCAGATCGTGGGAGGCGACGAGCGATGA
- a CDS encoding galactose oxidase-like domain-containing protein: MRTRTGARLRSPFLSDRTRPSRRTRTAFLAVTALTGGLLLGTQHPAVAGPNLIKNPGFETAGTGADGMPYCWERSGWGDNDFSFDVVADAHSGTKALKVELTRSVDGDRKALITESAACAPAVTEGAQYDLSVWYKSTTPDAAITVFRHDTVAGWQYWTDLKTLDLSAGYQQASVRTPVVPPGTDRISWGVSVYGTGSVTTDDYAMEEVVAEPPDPVCTGTAEECADGKWEVLPTDNPVRSMHSVVLNNGKVLLIAGSGNDTDLFEAGTFTSAVYDPATGSYRTIPTPDDMFCSGHVQLSDGRVLVMSGNKGYPSADGTVGYQGYKDSYVFDPATETYTRTNDMNDGHWYPSATIMGNGDVMSFGGLREDSSGSVTAERWSAAEEKWLPLWQVNQTWSYWGLYPSMILMQDGRLFYSGSHVFGNGTPGTGASIYDYDANTVTDVAGLQNKDERDQSASVLLPPAQDQRVLTIGGGNIDSNPEANRLTDLIDLKQPNPTYTHGPLLPQGTVDLGTGAGPQPQTGAQGKMYGSAVLLPDGKVLETGGALHNRANPVFSSSLFDPATDTFTPVAPDPEARGYHSSAFLLPDGRVMATGDNPGNGTWNHKVSLYTPPYLLKGPRPEITSVAGDHWLYGDTRRITVDRPIVKAELIRPAAVTHSSDPNQRFVDLPLTVDPDDPRTIDLNVTSNPNLAPPGWYMLFAVDAAGVPSVAEWVHLGGPAALAERALESAHIHDFATDLAKPEKKPQKRRASAPVPPQVAGCDRHYGPPDVCVPATFPDSLATPAARCDWLAAHAYGRLKLNGREDPLGLDRNGDGLACGKGDVTGGGVTGAHHH; this comes from the coding sequence ATGAGAACACGTACCGGCGCACGGCTGCGCTCCCCCTTCCTCTCCGACCGCACTCGCCCCTCCCGCCGCACCCGTACCGCCTTCCTCGCCGTCACCGCCCTCACCGGCGGTCTGCTGCTCGGCACCCAGCACCCCGCCGTCGCCGGCCCGAACCTGATCAAGAACCCGGGCTTCGAGACGGCGGGCACCGGCGCCGACGGGATGCCGTACTGCTGGGAGCGGTCCGGCTGGGGCGACAACGACTTCAGCTTCGATGTCGTGGCCGACGCCCATTCCGGTACGAAGGCGCTCAAGGTCGAGCTGACGCGCAGCGTCGACGGTGACCGCAAGGCGCTGATCACGGAGTCGGCGGCGTGCGCGCCGGCCGTGACGGAGGGGGCGCAGTACGACCTCTCCGTCTGGTACAAGTCGACGACTCCCGACGCGGCGATCACGGTCTTCCGCCATGACACGGTGGCGGGCTGGCAGTACTGGACGGACCTCAAGACCCTTGATCTGAGCGCCGGTTACCAGCAGGCGTCGGTCCGTACGCCCGTCGTCCCGCCCGGCACCGACCGGATCAGCTGGGGTGTCTCCGTCTACGGCACGGGCAGTGTGACCACCGACGACTACGCGATGGAGGAGGTCGTCGCGGAGCCGCCGGACCCGGTGTGCACGGGGACGGCCGAGGAGTGTGCCGACGGGAAGTGGGAGGTCCTGCCGACGGACAACCCGGTGCGCTCGATGCACTCGGTGGTGCTGAACAACGGCAAGGTGCTGCTGATCGCGGGTTCGGGGAACGACACCGACCTGTTCGAGGCGGGCACGTTCACCTCCGCCGTATACGACCCGGCGACCGGCTCGTACCGTACGATCCCGACGCCCGACGACATGTTCTGCTCCGGCCATGTCCAGCTCTCCGACGGCCGGGTGCTGGTGATGAGCGGCAACAAGGGCTATCCGTCGGCGGACGGCACGGTCGGCTACCAGGGCTACAAGGACTCGTACGTCTTCGACCCGGCCACCGAGACGTACACGAGGACGAACGACATGAACGACGGGCACTGGTACCCGTCGGCGACGATCATGGGCAACGGCGATGTGATGTCCTTCGGCGGGCTGCGCGAGGACTCCAGCGGCTCGGTGACGGCGGAGCGCTGGTCGGCGGCCGAGGAGAAGTGGCTGCCGCTGTGGCAGGTCAACCAGACGTGGTCGTACTGGGGGCTGTACCCGTCGATGATCCTGATGCAGGACGGCCGGCTCTTCTACTCGGGCAGCCATGTCTTCGGCAACGGCACCCCGGGCACGGGCGCGTCGATCTACGACTACGACGCGAACACGGTGACGGATGTCGCCGGGCTCCAGAACAAGGACGAGCGCGACCAGTCGGCGAGTGTGCTGCTGCCGCCCGCGCAGGATCAGCGGGTGCTGACGATCGGCGGCGGCAACATCGACTCGAACCCGGAGGCGAACCGCCTCACGGACCTCATCGACCTCAAGCAGCCCAACCCCACCTATACGCACGGCCCGTTGCTGCCTCAGGGAACGGTGGATCTCGGCACGGGCGCGGGCCCGCAGCCGCAGACGGGCGCGCAGGGCAAGATGTACGGCTCGGCGGTGCTGCTGCCGGACGGCAAGGTGCTGGAGACGGGCGGCGCACTGCACAACCGCGCCAACCCGGTGTTCTCGTCGTCCCTCTTCGACCCGGCGACCGACACCTTCACCCCGGTGGCCCCGGACCCGGAGGCGCGCGGCTACCACTCCTCCGCGTTCCTGCTGCCGGACGGCCGGGTGATGGCGACGGGCGACAACCCGGGCAACGGCACCTGGAACCACAAGGTCTCGCTCTACACCCCGCCGTATCTGCTGAAGGGCCCGCGCCCGGAGATCACCTCGGTCGCCGGGGACCACTGGCTGTACGGCGACACCCGGCGCATCACCGTCGACCGCCCCATCGTGAAGGCCGAGCTGATCCGCCCGGCCGCCGTCACCCACTCCTCCGACCCCAACCAGCGCTTTGTGGACCTGCCGCTGACGGTCGACCCCGACGACCCCCGCACCATCGACCTCAACGTCACCAGCAACCCCAACCTGGCGCCGCCCGGCTGGTACATGCTCTTCGCGGTCGACGCGGCGGGTGTCCCGTCGGTCGCCGAATGGGTCCACCTGGGCGGCCCGGCGGCCCTGGCGGAACGTGCGCTGGAGTCGGCGCACATCCACGACTTCGCGACGGACCTGGCGAAGCCCGAGAAGAAACCGCAGAAGCGGCGCGCGTCGGCGCCCGTACCCCCTCAAGTCGCGGGCTGCGACCGCCACTACGGCCCGCCCGACGTCTGCGTCCCCGCCACCTTCCCGGACAGCCTCGCCACCCCCGCCGCCCGCTGCGACTGGCTGGCCGCGCACGCGTACGGTCGGCTGAAGCTCAACGGCAGGGAGGACCCGCTGGGGCTGGACCGGAACGGGGACGGGCTGGCGTGCGGAAAGGGCGATGTGACGGGAGGCGGTGTGACGGGAGCACACCACCACTGA
- a CDS encoding FG-GAP-like repeat-containing protein yields MSSPPRRFRLPGRRTIATACAVAVAATGLTYVGLRGADPGSGSAPPPSRSAGPTGTAGTAASESDAITTAAKTGKRVEVASLRTANSTTWARPGGQMLREVHSSPIRAKVDGEWKPIDRSLHRTDRGWEPRATNTGMVFSAGSENTGGKGDGDREARTSRASEHRVSLLKGTTAKADGVASPLVTLHTNGHDIRLTWPGPIPEPIIDTNRALYPEIIPGADLVLTADDEGFAQLLVVKNRTAAADPRVAQLSYGLSSPTLTFRLDPSSGIVSAENAYGDEVAMSPTPVMWDNAGAPAVTDSEVGATAQPTGPEVLPSEPEEPEEPEETPSADADDEPQSDEQTDEDEEELPTASDEPVPAVSETPLPTAPPEPTPEPSKSGPAATLSLPALDGPSPDSHGALVETDLSGGNWVITPDKNLLSDPSTVFPVFIDPSVKKGIQNWTTVYNRYPKATFYNGKGFNKGGTHEARVGFESDTWGTSRSFFNLDFDTDGTIKGAVIKSAKLTVLETYAWSCSERAMSVHLTGEIDSKTNWKNAPKLHNGNKISTKSFAHGWKSSCPDAFENFDVKKAAQQAADKGGKTITFGMRAVNEDSQYAWKKFAANSDFSPRLEIEYNRRPTAPTGHYLNPEAKCTTTKPYARMAAGEITFTASSTDKDKNLDYLDFDLWPTGKWAATGDLLKSTGKVSVGINTGSARVTTNSFSTSKLTNGTVYSWRVQAFDDIGATSGYSPKKVPCRFVFDTKAPTPPEVTSKDFPDADEDNDGFGNKEEDTIWSKIKFGTAGSFTFRALNEDVVAYEYGFNDSSYPFSLARKDGTKTTVSATIKDAKPPSAGPNVLFVRTVDGAGNVSVPTKYFFYVAPKSKADAPGDFTGDGIADLMTVTEKGNLGLYAGQMNKDLTKVSGKLGYSMPGAYRDNPNKDPNGDKLAPFVSAPSAHFNNALITHNGDVYGGDGIQDLIVRVNGKLWVYPGDGYGAVNISKRREILLPANAPAPDTFSQIVSAGDANGDGKADFFVTVGEALWVLIGYNGATVETATRLSGSAWGNRDLVTVLDVTGDGVTDIVYRSDVTGRLLLRTGIKAASGGVDFNSLTSAANSGTGTDAQYGASGWLSSSIPHLMGTPDVTGDGIPDIWAVFANGSVRLYTGSKTALSGSGTEIIAPASYWKTRQTIG; encoded by the coding sequence ATGTCGTCGCCGCCACGCCGTTTCCGCCTGCCGGGCCGGCGCACCATCGCCACGGCCTGCGCGGTCGCCGTCGCCGCGACCGGTCTGACCTACGTGGGTCTGCGAGGGGCCGATCCGGGGTCCGGCAGTGCTCCGCCGCCGTCCCGGTCGGCGGGGCCGACGGGGACGGCGGGGACGGCGGCGAGCGAGAGCGATGCCATCACCACTGCGGCGAAGACCGGCAAGCGAGTGGAGGTCGCCTCCCTGCGAACCGCCAACTCCACCACCTGGGCCCGCCCGGGTGGGCAGATGCTCCGTGAGGTTCACTCCTCTCCGATCCGCGCCAAGGTCGATGGCGAGTGGAAGCCGATCGACCGGTCACTCCACCGCACAGACCGCGGCTGGGAACCCCGGGCCACCAACACCGGCATGGTGTTCTCCGCCGGCTCGGAGAACACCGGCGGGAAGGGGGACGGAGACCGCGAGGCGCGTACGTCTCGTGCGTCGGAGCACCGGGTCTCGCTGCTGAAGGGTACGACCGCGAAGGCGGACGGAGTGGCGAGTCCGCTGGTCACCCTGCACACCAACGGCCATGACATTCGGCTCACTTGGCCGGGACCGATACCGGAACCGATCATCGACACCAACCGAGCGCTCTATCCCGAAATCATCCCCGGCGCGGATCTGGTGCTCACCGCCGACGACGAGGGATTCGCCCAGCTCCTCGTGGTGAAGAACCGCACCGCCGCCGCCGACCCGCGCGTCGCCCAGCTCTCGTACGGCCTCTCCTCCCCCACCCTCACCTTCCGGCTCGACCCTTCCTCCGGCATCGTCAGCGCCGAGAACGCCTACGGAGACGAGGTCGCGATGTCACCGACCCCGGTGATGTGGGACAACGCCGGGGCTCCGGCCGTCACCGACAGCGAGGTGGGTGCGACCGCGCAGCCCACCGGTCCCGAGGTGCTGCCGTCCGAGCCGGAGGAGCCCGAGGAGCCGGAGGAGACCCCCTCGGCCGACGCCGACGACGAGCCCCAGTCCGACGAACAGACCGACGAGGACGAGGAGGAGCTGCCGACCGCGAGCGACGAGCCCGTTCCGGCGGTCTCCGAAACACCCCTGCCGACCGCTCCTCCGGAGCCGACACCGGAACCGTCGAAGAGCGGGCCGGCCGCCACCCTGTCGCTGCCCGCGCTCGACGGTCCGTCCCCCGACTCCCACGGCGCGCTGGTCGAAACGGATCTCTCCGGCGGTAACTGGGTCATCACCCCGGACAAGAACCTCCTCTCCGACCCGTCCACCGTCTTTCCTGTCTTCATCGATCCCTCGGTGAAGAAGGGCATACAGAACTGGACCACGGTCTACAACCGCTACCCGAAGGCGACCTTCTACAACGGCAAGGGCTTCAACAAGGGTGGTACCCACGAGGCGCGGGTCGGCTTCGAGTCCGACACCTGGGGCACCTCACGCTCCTTCTTCAACCTCGACTTCGACACGGACGGGACCATCAAGGGCGCGGTCATCAAATCGGCCAAGCTGACGGTCCTGGAAACCTATGCCTGGTCGTGCAGCGAGCGGGCCATGAGCGTCCACCTCACCGGCGAGATCGACTCGAAGACCAATTGGAAGAACGCCCCCAAACTCCACAACGGCAACAAGATCAGTACCAAGAGTTTCGCGCACGGCTGGAAATCCAGCTGCCCCGACGCGTTCGAGAACTTCGACGTCAAGAAGGCCGCCCAGCAGGCCGCCGACAAGGGTGGGAAAACCATCACCTTCGGCATGCGCGCCGTCAACGAGGACTCCCAGTACGCCTGGAAGAAGTTCGCCGCCAACAGCGACTTCAGCCCGAGGCTCGAAATCGAGTACAACCGCCGTCCCACCGCCCCCACCGGCCATTACCTCAACCCCGAGGCCAAGTGCACCACGACCAAGCCGTACGCACGGATGGCCGCCGGGGAGATCACCTTCACCGCATCGTCGACCGACAAGGACAAGAACCTCGACTATCTGGACTTCGATCTGTGGCCGACCGGCAAGTGGGCCGCCACCGGTGACCTGCTCAAGTCGACCGGGAAGGTGTCCGTCGGCATAAACACCGGAAGCGCCCGGGTCACCACGAACTCCTTCTCCACCAGCAAGCTCACCAACGGCACGGTGTACTCGTGGCGGGTGCAGGCTTTTGATGATATCGGCGCCACCTCGGGCTACTCGCCGAAGAAGGTGCCCTGCCGCTTCGTCTTCGACACGAAGGCGCCCACCCCGCCCGAGGTCACGTCGAAGGACTTCCCCGACGCCGACGAGGACAACGATGGCTTCGGCAACAAGGAAGAGGACACTATCTGGAGCAAGATCAAGTTCGGTACCGCCGGCAGCTTCACCTTCCGCGCGCTGAACGAAGACGTCGTGGCCTACGAGTACGGCTTCAACGATTCCAGTTACCCCTTCTCCCTCGCTCGCAAGGACGGAACCAAGACGACGGTCAGCGCGACCATCAAGGACGCGAAGCCCCCGTCGGCCGGCCCCAACGTGCTCTTCGTACGGACTGTCGACGGCGCCGGCAACGTATCCGTCCCGACCAAGTACTTCTTCTACGTCGCGCCCAAGTCGAAGGCCGATGCCCCCGGCGACTTCACCGGGGACGGCATAGCCGACCTGATGACCGTCACGGAGAAGGGAAATCTGGGGCTGTACGCCGGACAGATGAACAAGGACCTCACCAAGGTCAGCGGGAAACTGGGCTACTCGATGCCCGGCGCGTACCGCGACAACCCGAACAAGGACCCCAACGGCGACAAACTCGCCCCCTTCGTCTCGGCTCCGAGCGCCCACTTCAACAATGCCCTGATCACCCACAACGGGGATGTGTACGGCGGCGACGGCATCCAGGACCTCATTGTCCGCGTCAACGGAAAGCTCTGGGTCTACCCCGGCGACGGCTACGGCGCCGTGAACATCAGCAAGCGCCGCGAGATCCTCCTCCCGGCCAATGCGCCCGCCCCCGACACCTTCAGCCAGATCGTCTCGGCGGGCGACGCCAACGGTGACGGCAAAGCCGACTTCTTCGTCACCGTCGGCGAGGCGTTGTGGGTGCTCATCGGCTACAACGGCGCGACGGTCGAGACGGCCACGCGGCTCTCCGGCTCCGCCTGGGGCAACCGCGACCTCGTCACCGTCCTCGACGTCACCGGCGACGGTGTCACCGACATCGTCTACCGGTCCGACGTCACCGGGCGGCTGCTCCTGCGTACCGGCATCAAGGCGGCCTCGGGCGGCGTCGACTTCAACTCGCTTACCTCCGCGGCGAATTCCGGTACCGGAACCGATGCTCAGTACGGAGCCTCCGGCTGGTTGAGTTCGTCCATCCCGCATCTCATGGGCACCCCCGATGTCACCGGGGATGGCATCCCCGACATCTGGGCGGTCTTCGCCAACGGATCCGTACGCCTCTACACAGGCAGCAAGACGGCCCTCTCCGGCAGCGGCACCGAGATCATCGCGCCGGCGAGCTACTGGAAGACACGGCAGACCATCGGCTGA
- a CDS encoding glycosyltransferase: MSDLSENGAELPGAGGGNGSGGSGSGGNGSGGRGSGGSGSDGDVRGQLSLGALESTAVAEPGAVTVIIPTFNEAGNVRELLRRLTDAVPARLPCEVLFVDDSTDNTPAVIASAALDCPFPVNVLHREEPVGGLGGAVVEGLRAAGSDWIVVMDADLQHPPALVPDLVAAGEREGADLVVASRYIEGGSRAGLAGGYRIAVSRSATWLTKALFPRRLRGISDPMSGFFAIRRSAVAAAAGSAAGSSAGSAAGSSEAASEGAEVLRPLGYKILLELAVRCRPERPAEVPFVFGDRFAGESKSTAKEGLRFLRHLVELRTAAPAARMVAFGLIGLTGFVPNLLVLYGLTAAGAHYLPAEVVANQFGVAWNFLLIEGLLFRGRRAHRHWADRVGRFALLANADLLLRIPLIALLVTYAGMGVLPATVCGLLATFVLRFVGTEALVYLPKRQRRAPRKGRGKGRGTVVRTGRPGAPAERMETVSEASR; this comes from the coding sequence ATGAGCGATCTTTCCGAGAACGGCGCGGAGCTGCCGGGCGCGGGCGGCGGTAACGGCAGCGGTGGTAGCGGCAGCGGCGGTAACGGCAGTGGCGGTAGGGGAAGTGGTGGCAGCGGCAGTGACGGCGATGTACGCGGGCAACTGAGCCTCGGCGCCCTGGAGTCGACCGCCGTCGCCGAGCCGGGTGCCGTGACCGTCATCATCCCGACCTTCAACGAGGCCGGGAACGTACGGGAGTTGCTGCGCCGGCTGACCGACGCCGTACCGGCCAGGCTGCCCTGCGAGGTCCTCTTCGTCGACGACTCGACGGACAACACCCCGGCCGTCATCGCGTCGGCCGCGCTGGACTGCCCGTTCCCCGTCAACGTTCTGCACCGCGAGGAGCCGGTGGGGGGACTCGGCGGCGCGGTCGTCGAGGGCCTCAGGGCCGCCGGGTCGGACTGGATCGTCGTCATGGACGCCGATCTCCAGCACCCGCCGGCGCTCGTGCCCGACCTGGTCGCGGCCGGGGAGCGCGAGGGCGCCGATCTCGTGGTGGCCAGCCGGTATATCGAGGGCGGCAGCCGGGCCGGGCTGGCGGGCGGTTACCGTATCGCCGTCTCGCGCTCCGCGACCTGGCTGACGAAGGCGCTGTTCCCGCGCCGGCTGCGCGGGATAAGCGATCCGATGAGCGGCTTCTTCGCGATCAGACGGTCCGCTGTGGCTGCTGCGGCCGGTTCAGCGGCCGGGTCCTCGGCGGGTTCCGCGGCCGGGTCCTCGGAGGCTGCATCGGAGGGAGCGGAGGTGCTGCGTCCGCTCGGCTACAAGATCCTGCTGGAGCTGGCCGTACGCTGCCGCCCCGAGCGCCCGGCGGAGGTGCCGTTCGTCTTCGGCGACCGGTTCGCCGGTGAGTCGAAGTCGACGGCGAAGGAGGGCCTGCGTTTCCTGCGTCACCTGGTCGAACTCCGCACGGCCGCCCCGGCCGCCCGGATGGTCGCCTTCGGGCTGATCGGCCTGACCGGCTTCGTACCGAACCTGCTCGTGCTGTACGGGCTGACGGCGGCCGGGGCGCACTATCTGCCGGCCGAGGTGGTGGCCAACCAGTTCGGGGTGGCGTGGAACTTCCTGCTCATCGAGGGGCTGCTGTTCCGGGGGAGGCGAGCGCACCGGCACTGGGCGGACCGGGTGGGCCGGTTCGCGCTGCTGGCCAACGCGGATCTGCTGCTGCGGATTCCGCTGATCGCGCTGCTGGTGACGTACGCCGGGATGGGGGTGCTGCCGGCGACGGTGTGCGGGCTGCTGGCGACGTTTGTGCTGCGGTTCGTGGGGACGGAGGCGCTGGTGTATCTGCCGAAGCGGCAGCGGAGGGCGCCCCGGAAGGGGCGGGGGAAGGGCCGGGGGACGGTGGTGCGTACGGGCAGGCCGGGCGCGCCGGCCGAGCGGATGGAGACGGTCAGCGAGGCGAGCCGATGA
- a CDS encoding GNAT family N-acetyltransferase, protein MTGPVIIRALSASDAHLFDALPDPLDAREGHRRTRFRPDWKRVALRDGEVVARGAWWGGPDDAEPVNINWFDVAEGEEAAGAELLRSAPWRVELEINLPGGRRDEPILRAAAEARFAAARAAGYELLVERFLYRWTPERGLPERPGRLRFSPEPDDAVFFDALRRIHSATLDAHAISAIAEGGLDRAAQEELDFFHWCPSPREWWQLAHTPDGDLAGIHIPAHNPSGPTIGFIGVLPEHRGHGYAYDLLAECTHYLAERGAQYVSGATDQGNFPMAAHFTKAGFPIISERVNFHPMATD, encoded by the coding sequence ATGACCGGTCCGGTCATCATCCGCGCGCTCTCCGCGAGCGACGCCCATCTCTTCGACGCACTCCCCGACCCGCTGGACGCCCGCGAAGGCCATCGGCGTACGCGCTTCCGCCCCGACTGGAAGCGCGTCGCGCTGCGTGACGGCGAGGTTGTCGCGCGTGGTGCGTGGTGGGGCGGCCCCGACGACGCGGAGCCCGTCAACATCAACTGGTTCGATGTGGCCGAGGGCGAGGAGGCGGCGGGGGCCGAACTCCTGCGCTCCGCGCCCTGGCGGGTCGAGCTGGAGATCAACCTGCCCGGCGGCCGACGGGACGAGCCCATTCTGCGCGCCGCCGCCGAGGCGCGCTTCGCCGCCGCGCGGGCCGCCGGTTACGAACTCCTGGTGGAACGCTTCCTGTACCGCTGGACCCCGGAGCGAGGACTGCCCGAACGGCCCGGACGCCTGCGCTTCAGCCCCGAACCCGACGACGCCGTGTTCTTCGACGCGCTGCGCCGTATCCACTCCGCCACCCTGGACGCTCACGCGATCAGCGCCATCGCGGAGGGCGGCCTCGACCGGGCCGCCCAGGAGGAGCTCGACTTCTTCCACTGGTGCCCCTCCCCGCGGGAGTGGTGGCAGCTCGCACACACCCCGGACGGCGACCTGGCCGGCATCCACATCCCGGCCCACAACCCCAGCGGCCCGACCATCGGCTTCATCGGAGTCCTCCCGGAACACCGCGGCCACGGCTACGCCTACGACCTCCTCGCGGAGTGCACCCACTACCTCGCCGAACGCGGCGCACAGTACGTCAGCGGAGCGACGGACCAGGGCAACTTCCCCATGGCCGCCCACTTCACCAAGGCCGGCTTCCCCATCATCAGCGAACGCGTCAACTTCCACCCGATGGCTACTGACTAG